In Nicotiana tabacum cultivar K326 chromosome 2, ASM71507v2, whole genome shotgun sequence, the following proteins share a genomic window:
- the LOC107790000 gene encoding nuclear pore complex protein NUP133, with the protein MFSPGTKRSNFTARKSKPTTVTDSPVTPLTENRRTVENDNSIPNRPTTGTPAPWASRLSVLARIPPAKKSDKGEETDPIQPVYVGEFPQVLRDEHAVFLQKHAPGNASISGGMDKETSLAWIICGNKLFIWSYLSPAASRNCVVLDLPSTMSGNEDIGKSSNDWLVCLINWDQSTNKVVPQCTSAGIIACHRNTRNLIYWPDIYSTARNEPVVSFPEESEISFSTSDVKGTPTKSHQQNKPGSSVSRSNSLICLIACAAPETQHSHASVALACSFNGELWQFICSPSGIQRRKICQDMLSKSSQGSDGGQFFGGRGYPRSLVWQSLSESDRQFLLLTDHEIQCFSIKLSASFNVSKIWTHEIVGTDGDLGIQKDLAGQKRIWPLDLQIDNDGKVITILIAIFCKDRVTSSSYTEYSLLTMQYKSGVNVSSECVQPHERILEKKAPIQVIIPKARVEDEEFLFSMRLKVGGKPAGSVIILSGDGTATVSHYWRNSTRLYQFDLPYDAGRVLDASVFPSSDDGEDGAWAVLTERAGVWAIPERAVLIGGVEPPERSLSRKGSSNERSSLEERKNLSFVGNVAPRRATSEAWDTGDRQRPGLTGIARRNAQDEESEALLNQLFHDFLLSGHADGAFDKLKTSGAFEREGETNVFARTSKSIVDTLAKHWTTTRGAEIVASSVVSSQLLEKQQKHKRFLQFLALSKCHEELCFRQRHALQIIMEHGEKLAGLIQLRELQNMLNQNRASGAGSYSTTEMSMSGSLWDVIQLVGERARRRTVLLMDRDNAEVFYSKVSDLEEFFYCLERDLDYIISEKMTVAVLFQRTCELSSACVTLLRTAMTYRNENDLWYPLSEGLTPWTCQEKVRNGLWSLAHFMLQLVKENNSLDDTKILDFHSHLEVLSDILLEAYSGAVSAKVERGEGHKSLLDEYCNRRDALLDCLYQQVKDVVEGKLQHLGEGAEEQKSEIFGKLSSGLLTIAKRHEGYKTLWSICCDLNNTELLKNLMHDSMGPKRGFSYFVFQQLYDNKQFSKLMRLGEEFQEELAIFLKQHQDLLWLHEIFLRQFSEASETLHVLSLSPDDSSAMDDGTYSFDPTVETSLVERKRFLNLSKIAALAGRSANFETKVKRIEADLKILNLQEEIMKLLPDDERQNVRQRLLPPVDLIELCLKIQNRELSLRVFDVFAWTRSSFIKSNASLLEDCWRNASNQDDWERLYLASVDEGWSDEETLSILKDTILFQASNRCYGPKAETFEGNFQEVLPLRLENSDHVNLKNMGSSVENILMQHKDYPDAGKLMLTAVMLGSVHSDTISIMEEEGPTPME; encoded by the exons GTAATGCATCCATCTCTGGTGGAATGGATAAGGAAACTTCCTTGGCGTGGATTATATGTGGAAACAAACTCTTTATCTGGAGTTACTTATCGCCAGCAGCTTCTAGGAACTGTGTTGTTCTTGATCTTCCTTCTACAATGTCCGGAAATGAAGATATTGGAAAATCTTCTAATGATTGGTTAGTTTGTCTCATCAATTGGGATCAGAGTACCAATAAAGTTGTTCCACAGTGCACTTCTGCCGGTATTATTGCATGTCATCGGAATACTCGTAATCTCATATACTGGCCAGATATCTACTCTACAGCTCGGAATGAACCAGTTGTTAGTTTCCCTGAGGAGTCTGAGATAAGTTTTTCTACTTCTGATGTGAAGGGCACCCCAACCAAGTCACATCAGCAGAATAAACCTGGGAGCAGTGTATCTCGTTCAAATTCTCTCATCTGTCTGATTGCTTGTGCTGCCCCTGAGACCCAACACAGTCATGCCTCTGTTGCTCTTGCTTGTAGTTTTAATGGCGAGCTTTGGCAATTTATCTGCAGCCCCAGTGGAATTCAGCGCAGAAAGATTTGTCAGGACATGTTAAGTAAGAGCTCTCAAGGAAGTGATGGTGGGCAATTCTTTGGAGGCAGGGGCTACCCTAGGTCACTGGTTTGGCAGTCTCTGTCCGAGTCCGACCGGCAGTTTCTTTTATTGACAGATCATGAAATACAATGTTTCTCTATTAAACTTTCTGCCTCTTTCAATGTTTCTAAGATCTGGACTCATGAAATTGTTGGCACTGATGGTGATCTGGGTATCCAGAAGGATTTGGCCGGGCAGAAGCGAATCTGGCCTCTAGATTTGCAGATTGATAATGATGGCAAGGTTATTACTATTCTCATTGCGATCTTTTGCAAGGACCGGGTCACCAGTTCAAGCTACACTGAGTATTCACTTCTAACCATGCAATATAAATCTGGGGTGAATGTCTCTTCCGAATGTGTGCAGCCACATGAAAGGATTTTAGAGAAAAAAGCTCCTATCCAAGTGATAATTCCTAAAGCTAGAGTTGAGGACGAAGAGTTTTTATTCTCTATGAGATTGAAGGTTGGGGGTAAGCCAGCTGGTTCAGTGATCATTCTTTCTGGTGATGGCACTGCAACTGTCTCACATTACTGGAGAAACTCTACCCGGCTTTATCAATTTGATCTACCATATGATGCTGGAAGAGTTCTTGATGCTTCAGTTTTCCCTTCTTCAGATGATGGCGAGGATGGAGCTTGGGCTGTACTAACTGAAAGGGCTGGAGTTTGGGCTATTCCTGAGAGGGCGGTTTTAATTGGTGGAGTTGAACCACCGGAGAGAAGTTTGTCACGTAAAGGAAGCTCTAATGAGAGGTCATCGCTGGAAGAGAGGAAAAACCTATCTTTTGTGGGTAATGTTGCTCCAAGAAGGGCGACTTCAGAAGCATGGGATACTGGAGATAGACAAAGGCCTGGTCTTACTGGAATTGCACGTCGAAATGCTCAAGATGAAGAATCTGAAGCTTTGCTAAATCAGCTTTTCCATGATTTTCTTTTATCTGGGCATGCGGATGGTGCTTTCGATAAGTTGAAGACCTCAGGGGCATTTGAAAGAGAGGGGGAAACAAATGTATTTGCGAGGACAAGCAAATCAATTGTGGATACCCTTGCAAAACATTGGACAACCACCAGGGGTGCTGAGATTGTGGCTTCGTCTGTCGTGTCCTCGCAACTTCTGGAGAAGCAGCAGAAGCATAAACGATTCCTTCAGTTCCTTGCTTTATCCAAGTGCCATGAAGAACTATGTTTTAGACAGA GGCATGCTTTGCAAATTATCATGGAACATGGTGAAAAGCTTGCCGGCCTGATTCAATTGAGGGAGCTGCAGAACATGCTCAATCAGAACCGTGCCTCAGGAGCTGGCTCTTATTCAACTACTGAGATGTCAATGTCGGGTTCCCTGTGGGATGTCATCCAATTAGTTGGTGAAAGAGCTCGCCGAAGAACAGTTCTTTTGATGGATAGGGATAATGCTGAAGTTTTCTACAGTAAGGTCTCAGATCTTGAAGAATTTTTCTATTGCTTAGAGAGAGACCTAGATTACATTATCAGCGAAAAGATGACAGTTGCTGTTCTCTTCCAAAGAACATGTGAACTCTCCAGTGCCTGTGTGACTTTGCTTCGCACAGCCATGACTTACAGAAATGAAAATGACCTTTGGTATCCTCTGTCAGAGGGCTTGACACCATGGACTTGTCAAGAAAAGGTGCGGAATGGGCTCTGGAGCCTTGCACATTTTATGCTTCAACTGGTGAAGGAAAATAATTCCCTGGATGATACCAAAATATTAGATTTTCATTCACACCTTGAAGTGCTATCTGATATATTATTGGAAGCATATTCTGGTGCTGTCAGTGCAAAAGTTGAGCGTGGCGAAGGACACAAAAGTCTGTTAGATGAGTATTGTAATAGAAGAGATGCACTCTTGGACTGCCTTTACCAGCAAGTGAAAGACGTTGTTGAAGGCAAACTGCAG CATTTGGGCGAAGGAGCTGAGGAGCAAAAGTCGGAGATTTTTGGAAAGCTTTCCTCAGGCTTGTTGACTATTGCAAAAAGACACGAAGGTTACAAAACTCTATGGAGTATATGCTGCGATCTCAACAATACTGAACTTCTTAAAAATCTTATG CATGACAGCATGGGACCTAAACGAGGCTTTAGTTACTTCGTGTTTCAACAACTATATGACAACAAACAGTTCTCTAAGCTAATGAGACTTGGGGAGGAGTTTCAGGAAGAACTAGCAATATTTTTAAAACAGCATCAGGATCTCCTTTGGCTTCACGAGATATTTCTTCGTCAATTTTCTGAAGCTTCTGAAACTCTACATGTTTTGTCTCTTTCACCGGATGATAGCTCCGCTATGGATGATGGAACCTATTCATTTGACCCCACCGTAGAAACAAGTTTGGTGGAAAGAAAGCGGTTTCTGAATCTCTCGAAGATAGCAGCATTGGCAG GAAGAAGTGCTAATTTTGAAACAAAGGTGAAGCGCATAGAGGCTGATTTGAAGATTCTGAACTTGCAG GAAGAAATAATGAAACTCCTTCCAGATGATGAAAGGCAAAATGTTCGCCAGCGACTTCTTCCCCCTGTGGACCTTATTGAATTGTGCCTTAAAATTCAGAATAGGGAGCTTTCTTTGAgagtttttgatgtttttgctTGGACCAGATCCTCTTTTATCAAGTCTAATGCAAGCCTCTTGGAGGACTGCTGGAGAAATGCCTCCAATCAGGACGACTGGGAGAGACTGTATCTAGCATCTGTAGATGAGGGGTGGAGTGATGAGGAGACTTTGAGCATTCTAAAAGACACCATTCTTTTCCAGGCTTCCAATAGGTGCTATGGCCCCAAAGCGGAAACTTTTGAGGGCAATTTCCAGGAAGTGCTGCCGTTGAGGCTAGAAAATTCTGACCACGTGAATTTAAAGAACATGGGATCCTCTGTGGAAAATATCCTGATGCAGCACAAGGATTACCCTGATGCTGGAAAGTTGATGCTCACAGCAGTTATGCTTGGAAGTGTTCACTCCGATACTATTAGTATAATGGAAGAGGAGGGACCTACCCCAATGGAGTGA